From one Salmo salar chromosome ssa09, Ssal_v3.1, whole genome shotgun sequence genomic stretch:
- the LOC106612968 gene encoding homeobox protein BarH-like 2, with the protein MHCQAELRLSSPVQLKAARRRYKTFMIDEILSKETCDYFEKLSLYSVCPSLVVRPKPLHSCSGSSSLRAYPLLSVITRQPPNLPPHLSQPSSPGRVPNLTLLSPQHHSRVSEPSHSKTPVSISSESDTEHSTPRLKKPRRSRTIFTELQLMGLEKKFQKQKYLSTPDRLDLAQSLGLTQLQVKTWYQNRRMKWKKMVLKGGQEAPTKPKGRPKKNSIPTTEEIEAEERLARLAEDERMRIAAEEALAHGKAPQSEPQNLSTVAGARETHNLTAVSEGRVQREQPLPMQSETHATS; encoded by the exons ATGCACTGTCAAGCCGAGTTGAGACTCTCCTCCCCGGTACAGCTGAAAGCAGCCAGGCGTCGCTACAAGACTTTTATGATTGACGAAATTCTTTCCAAGGAAACTTGTGATTACTTTGAGAAGCTTTCTCTTTACTCAGTATGCCCTTCACTCGTCGTTAGGCCTAAACCTCTGCACTCATGTTCGG GGTCCTCCTCACTGCGGGCCTACCCCCTCCTCTCAGTCATCACGCGGCAGCCCCCCAACCTGCCCCCTCACCTTTCCCAGCCCTCCTCCCCTGGCCGGGTTCCCAACCTGACCCTGCTCtccccccagcaccactcccgGGTCTCCGAGCCCTCCCACAGCAAGACACCTGTCAGCATCAGCAGCGAGTCAGACACGGAGCACAGCACCCCCCGGCTGAAGAAGCCTAGACGCAGCCGCACCATCTTCACTGAGCTGCAGCTCATGGGCCTGGAGAAGAAGTTCCAGAAACAGAAGTACCTCTCCACCCCTGATAG ACTAGACCTGGCCCAGTCCCTAGGCCTCACACAACTTCAGGTGAAGACCTGGTACCAGAACAGAAGGATGAAGTGGAAGAAAATG GTGCTGAAGGGAGGACAGGAGGCCCCCACCAAGCCCAAGGGCAGGCCCAAGAAGAACTCCATCCCCACCACcgaggagatagaggcagaggAAAGGCTGGCCAGGCTGGCtgaggatgagaggatgaggaTCGCAGCCGAAGAGGCCTTGGCCCACGGAAAAGCTCCCCAATCGGAACCCCAGAACCTCAGCACGGTCGCCGGGGCAAGAGAGACCCACAATCTCACGGCGGTGAGCGAGGGTCGAGTTCAGCGAGAGCAGCCACTCCCAATGCAGTCAGAGACACACGCCACCAGCTAA